The Mycobacteriales bacterium genome window below encodes:
- a CDS encoding transglycosylase domain-containing protein, with the protein MTAPGSARTPARRPSRAARRRRRSRRIGRAFLVLVLALLVGSGTFVGGLLAAPIDFAVPPPPKNALLSAADGTQLATLRPQQQREIVPAADIPKQMVQAIISAEDERFLEHKGVDPLATVRAAYRDLTGGRRQGGSTLTQQYVKNVYVGDDKNLLRKMREAALAVRLEQRKEKEEILTDYLNVLYLGNSTYGVQAAAKYYFGVPVKDLDLNEKTGKREPVLAVARATMLAGIAPAPSAWNPVRDFTTARVRQTYVLNRMVTNGYISTAEASEAKRRVGAVIPLQESPPEPPSTAPEFTDLVKAKLRGEFDTAEEEDSLLFRGGLRVKTTLDNDLQAAVTRAAREVLPDPDDPQAAVVAVDIRNGDVKAMTTLRRVPERQKDGKVVRKASVGYTRDGLNLATSGYRSVGSTIKPFTLGVALEKGRTLGTRVFAPGCDRIRDRSEDDGFYDYCNAGGEDSPSRSTTLAGALARSVNTVYVPLAIDVGRKRIKDVMLASGVRTLPFRDGTDDPFSVSPNSFGLGTTANASPLSMATAYATLMNGGKAITPRYVAEVRVGGEGADRGTPVDASGLTAIAKGKQVFSRPDVAPQVIEAMSKVATPAGTAPAAAQDFTVFGKTGTTNDSKDAWFIGCAKAPQNLCMAVWMGFEDKECESKDGRTRTVGAACGGMLNVNGVKQVFGGTLPARIFARAFEILREIKAAKAAAASGGEEPTTVVSPTARPRRSRVPAATPRPTAVATTRAPTQAPATQEPTREPTRPPIVPTQPPPSSSPPYPEPTPSG; encoded by the coding sequence ATGACGGCGCCCGGCTCCGCCCGCACCCCTGCGCGGCGTCCCTCGCGTGCGGCGCGCCGGCGTCGCCGGTCGCGGCGGATCGGCCGCGCCTTCCTCGTCCTCGTCCTCGCGCTGCTGGTCGGGTCGGGGACCTTCGTCGGCGGGCTGCTCGCCGCACCGATCGACTTCGCCGTACCCCCTCCGCCCAAGAACGCGCTGCTCAGCGCCGCGGACGGCACCCAGCTCGCGACGCTGCGGCCGCAGCAGCAGCGCGAGATCGTCCCGGCCGCGGACATCCCCAAGCAGATGGTCCAGGCCATCATCAGCGCCGAGGACGAGCGGTTCCTCGAGCACAAGGGGGTCGACCCGCTCGCGACGGTCCGCGCGGCCTACCGCGACCTGACCGGCGGCCGCCGGCAGGGCGGCTCGACGCTGACTCAGCAGTACGTGAAGAACGTCTACGTCGGCGACGACAAGAACCTCCTGCGCAAGATGCGCGAGGCCGCGCTCGCGGTGCGGCTCGAGCAGCGCAAGGAGAAGGAGGAGATCCTCACCGACTACCTCAACGTCCTCTACCTCGGCAACAGCACGTACGGCGTGCAGGCGGCTGCGAAGTACTACTTCGGTGTGCCGGTGAAGGACCTCGACCTCAACGAGAAGACCGGCAAGCGCGAGCCCGTCCTTGCCGTCGCCCGGGCGACGATGCTGGCCGGGATCGCACCGGCGCCGAGCGCGTGGAACCCGGTCCGCGACTTCACCACCGCACGGGTGCGCCAGACCTACGTCCTCAACCGGATGGTCACCAACGGCTACATCTCCACCGCCGAGGCGAGCGAGGCCAAGCGCAGGGTCGGGGCGGTGATCCCGCTCCAGGAGTCGCCGCCCGAGCCGCCGTCGACGGCGCCGGAGTTCACCGACCTCGTGAAGGCCAAGCTGCGGGGCGAGTTCGACACCGCGGAGGAGGAGGACAGCCTGCTCTTCCGCGGCGGCCTCCGCGTGAAGACGACGCTCGACAACGACCTGCAGGCCGCGGTGACGCGAGCCGCCCGCGAGGTGCTGCCCGACCCCGACGACCCGCAGGCCGCGGTGGTGGCGGTCGACATCCGCAACGGTGACGTGAAGGCCATGACCACGCTGCGCCGGGTGCCGGAGCGGCAGAAGGACGGCAAGGTGGTCCGCAAGGCCTCGGTGGGCTACACCCGGGACGGCCTGAACCTCGCCACCAGCGGCTACCGCTCCGTGGGATCGACCATCAAGCCGTTCACGCTCGGGGTCGCGCTCGAGAAGGGCCGCACGCTGGGCACCCGCGTCTTCGCCCCCGGCTGCGACCGGATCCGCGACCGCAGCGAGGACGACGGCTTCTACGACTACTGCAACGCCGGTGGCGAGGACAGCCCGAGCCGCTCCACGACGCTCGCCGGTGCCCTCGCGCGTTCGGTCAACACCGTCTACGTCCCGCTGGCGATCGACGTCGGCCGCAAGCGCATCAAGGACGTCATGCTCGCTTCCGGTGTGCGGACGCTGCCCTTCCGCGACGGCACCGACGACCCGTTCTCCGTCAGCCCGAACAGCTTCGGCCTCGGCACCACCGCGAACGCCTCGCCGCTGTCGATGGCGACCGCCTACGCGACGCTGATGAACGGCGGGAAGGCGATCACCCCGCGCTACGTCGCTGAGGTCCGCGTCGGTGGCGAGGGCGCAGACCGCGGGACGCCGGTCGACGCCTCGGGCCTGACGGCGATCGCCAAGGGCAAGCAGGTCTTCTCCCGACCCGACGTCGCGCCGCAGGTCATCGAAGCGATGAGCAAGGTGGCGACACCGGCCGGGACGGCGCCGGCGGCCGCGCAGGACTTCACCGTCTTCGGCAAGACCGGCACCACCAACGACTCGAAGGACGCGTGGTTCATCGGCTGCGCCAAGGCACCGCAGAACCTCTGCATGGCGGTGTGGATGGGCTTCGAGGACAAGGAGTGCGAGTCCAAGGACGGCAGGACGCGGACTGTCGGTGCTGCCTGCGGCGGCATGCTGAACGTCAACGGCGTGAAGCAGGTGTTCGGCGGGACGCTGCCCGCCCGGATCTTCGCCCGGGCCTTCGAGATCCTGCGCGAGATCAAGGCCGCCAAGGCGGCTGCCGCCAGTGGCGGCGAGGAGCCGACCACGGTGGTTTCGCCGACCGCCCGGCCGCGACGCAGCCGGGTCCCGGCCGCCACCCCGCGCCCGACCGCCGTCGCGACCACGCGGGCCCCGACCCAGGCGCCTGCGACGCAGGAGCCGACGCGCGAGCCGACCCGGCCGCCGATCGTGCCCACGCAACCCCCGCCGTCCTCGTCGCCCCCGTACCCGGAGCCCACGCCCTCCGGCTAG
- a CDS encoding response regulator gives MIRVLVVDDTPHVRELVADMLGLDGFDVVGRAADGQEAVVLARTTDPHVIVMDLHMPVMDGLEATRRIRAERPGQQVVVYTAYLDAEVERAAAAAGVALCLGKVDGLPRLEAELSRLTLALTREP, from the coding sequence GTGATCCGGGTGCTCGTGGTCGACGACACCCCGCACGTGCGTGAGCTCGTCGCGGACATGCTGGGCCTCGACGGCTTCGACGTCGTCGGCCGCGCCGCCGACGGTCAGGAGGCGGTCGTCCTGGCCCGCACTACCGACCCCCACGTCATCGTCATGGACCTCCACATGCCGGTCATGGACGGCCTCGAGGCCACCCGCCGGATCCGCGCGGAGCGCCCCGGGCAGCAGGTCGTCGTCTACACCGCCTACCTCGACGCCGAGGTGGAGCGGGCCGCAGCCGCGGCCGGCGTCGCCCTGTGCCTCGGCAAGGTCGACGGGCTCCCCCGCCTCGAGGCGGAGCTGTCCCGGCTCACCCTCGCCCTCACCCGCGAACCGTGA
- a CDS encoding sigma-70 family RNA polymerase sigma factor codes for MRDTATDLSLLRAALRDARREDAQRTARAVLVAGPGPHRGHVRFSVVSTSRVAAAGVGVSGTLVPGPSASTETAAPDLGTEPLAAPEGDTAVAIALVQRAQAGDAEAFGELYDRYVDLVYRYVYYRVSSAQLAEDLTSETFLRALRRISSFTWQGRDVGAWFVTIARNLIADHYKSGRYRLELTTDDVSESGAALVTEGPEMAVLEAMQNKVLLEAVKQLGPEQQECIVLRFLQGLSVAETAQAMGKNEGAIKALQYRAIRTLGRLLPEGVEL; via the coding sequence GTGAGGGACACCGCCACCGACCTGTCGCTGCTGCGGGCCGCGCTGCGTGACGCCCGCCGCGAGGACGCCCAGCGCACCGCCCGGGCCGTCCTCGTCGCCGGGCCCGGCCCGCACCGCGGCCACGTGCGCTTCTCCGTCGTGAGCACCAGCCGGGTCGCGGCCGCAGGCGTCGGTGTCTCCGGGACGCTCGTCCCGGGGCCCAGCGCGTCCACGGAGACCGCCGCCCCCGACCTCGGCACCGAGCCGCTGGCCGCCCCCGAGGGCGACACCGCGGTCGCGATCGCGCTCGTCCAACGCGCGCAGGCGGGTGACGCGGAGGCCTTCGGCGAGCTCTACGACCGCTACGTCGACCTCGTCTACCGCTACGTCTACTACCGGGTGTCGTCCGCGCAGCTCGCCGAGGACCTCACCTCGGAGACCTTCCTGCGCGCGCTGCGCCGGATCTCGTCGTTCACCTGGCAGGGCCGCGACGTCGGCGCGTGGTTCGTGACCATCGCCCGCAACCTCATCGCCGACCACTACAAGAGCGGTCGCTACCGCCTCGAGCTCACCACCGACGACGTGTCGGAGTCCGGCGCCGCGCTCGTGACCGAGGGCCCCGAAATGGCCGTGCTCGAGGCCATGCAGAACAAGGTCCTGCTCGAGGCCGTCAAGCAGCTCGGCCCGGAGCAGCAGGAGTGCATCGTGCTGCGCTTCCTGCAGGGCCTGTCGGTCGCCGAGACCGCGCAGGCGATGGGCAAGAACGAGGGCGCGATCAAGGCGCTGCAGTACCGCGCGATCCGCACCCTCGGCCGACTGCTCCCCGAGGGGGTCGAGCTGTGA